The Amycolatopsis methanolica 239 nucleotide sequence GCGCAGCTCGATCGGCTCCACGCCGAGCGCGCGGGCCCGCTCCGCCAGCCCGAACCGGGCCGCCTTCCCGCCGCCCGACCGCGGGTTCAGGATCAGCACCCCGCGCCGGGCGGGGCCGACGGGCGTGCCGTCGGTGGACGGGGGGTGCCCGAGTGCGGCCCGCGTCGCGGCCCCGGACAGCGCGACCAGCACGACCACCACCAGGAACCACAGGTAGGCACGAAGGTCCGGGAGCGCCACCGTCGCGGCCAGCGCGAGTAGCGCGACGGCGGTGGCCAGGACGCGCCGCGGTCCGCGCCGCACCAGCGCCGCCCAGGCGGCCGCCACGGCAACCCCCACGAGCACCGCCGCGAGCACGAGTTCGAGCGGGTCCCGCAGTAGCACCAGGACTGTGACGGCGAGCGCCGCGGCGCCCGCGAGCAGAGCGGCGAGCGCGAACCAGCGCCGCGCCGCGGGAGAGCGAACCGCATGCCCGGTCATCGCCACACACCGCCTCCCGTAGCAGGGCCACCACTGTCCCCGCGGGGCCGGGGACCGGCCTCACCCGGTCCGGAGGAGGCGTCCGGCGGCGGCGGCGCGGACCGTGCCCGGATGACACGCACGACGACACGCACGACGACGCCACTGGCCGCCGTGGACGGCGCCGGCCTGACCCGCGCCGAGCGGACCGAACGAGGAAAGGCCGCGCGGACGCGGGTTCCGCGGTCCAGTCACGCCGCCTGGACCCGCGACGGGCCCGGGCCGCTGGAACTGCTCGCCGGCCAGGACGCCTCCCGCGTGCCCGAATTGGTGCCCATCCGCTACGGGCGGATGGCGGTCACGCCCTTCACCTACTTCCGCGGCGCCGCGCTGCCGATGGCCGCCGACCTGGCAGGCACGCCGGTCACCGGGTTCACGGTGCAGGCCTGCGGCGACGCCCACCTGATGAACTTCGGTCTCTACGCCTCGCCGGAACGGCGCCTGGTCTTCGACATCAACGACTTCGACGAGACGCTGCCCGGGCCGTGGGAGTGGGACGTCAAGCGGCTGGCGGCGAGCGTCGAGGTCGCCGGGCGGGACAACGGCGACACCGGCAGGCAGCGGACGACCGCCGTGCTCGCGGCGGTCGGTGAGTACCGCCGCGCGCTGCGCGAGTTCGCCGCGAGCACCGCGCTGGAGGTCTGGTACGCCCACGCCGACGTCGAGACCGTGCGCGCGCTATACGCCGGCGAGCTCACGGCCGGGCGGCGCCGCCGCCTGGACCGGACCGTCGCCAAGGCCCGCGGCGCCGACCACACCGGCTCGTTGCGGCGGTTCGCCGTGGCCGACGGCGGGCGGATGCGGATCGTCCCGGACGAGCCGCGGATCATCCCGCTGGACCGCGTCGCGGGCGGCGGGGTGGATCCGGCCGAGACGGCGGAGCGGCTGGACGCGATCCTGCAGGCGTACCGG carries:
- a CDS encoding DUF2252 domain-containing protein — its product is MTRTTTRTTTPLAAVDGAGLTRAERTERGKAARTRVPRSSHAAWTRDGPGPLELLAGQDASRVPELVPIRYGRMAVTPFTYFRGAALPMAADLAGTPVTGFTVQACGDAHLMNFGLYASPERRLVFDINDFDETLPGPWEWDVKRLAASVEVAGRDNGDTGRQRTTAVLAAVGEYRRALREFAASTALEVWYAHADVETVRALYAGELTAGRRRRLDRTVAKARGADHTGSLRRFAVADGGRMRIVPDEPRIIPLDRVAGGGVDPAETAERLDAILQAYRRSLEPERRALLDRYAVADMALKVVGVGSVGTRCWMILLLGNDEHDPLFLQAKEAGESVLERFAGPSRFGNAGQRVVVGQRLMQTVSDIFLGWVRVRGFDERTRDFYLRQLRDWKGSAAVSGMRPEGLAAYARLCGWTLARAHARSGDCVAIAAYLGSSPVFDHAIRDFATAAADQNERDHGALRAAIDEGRIATRDG